Within Hydra vulgaris chromosome 02, alternate assembly HydraT2T_AEP, the genomic segment gtCATTGAAGAACAGTTATTaaactacttttaatttatattaattataatataaaatcttctaattattaaataattgtgttttatgttattttatgtattattgGGTTTTTTAGAGGGTTTATTGCCATTTcattatttttggtttatttaCGCTGGAagtacctatttttaaaaatagttttaagggAAATTTAGTAGTATTTTCTGTTTGAATACTTTAgttgttttagttttgtttctggcatctttattagaatttttatttattgtgcttagtttttttttaccgGTGGTATGGtaagtgatttatttaatttttttttttttttaatattgttgctgtaaatttatactttttatatcatatcatgaaaaaaaaattagtgttttacaaatttgggtATGATTGGGtatcatgaaaaaaatttggataTGATTGGgtatcatgaaaaaaaaattagtgttttacaaatttgggtATGATTGGGTTTTGGCTGTTTgtagtccttttttactgcagtatggattTGGGGTAAGTCGcagggtaaagcataagtggtgTTGACGTTTGTCTTatgggataaactagttattagtgctgatcctcatcaaaacgccagtaataatagacgcgactctgaggaaatgtttattacttaatcactacacaaattatgtttacacattagcattaatgttttttttccattctgaGGCTTTTCATTGTTGTatgcatactttttatttttgtaatctattttttgttttattttttgttttgttttttagttaggtgacatattttttgtatactttcGTTCATAtttgtgtttataaaacaatttattgtttattattattgtttaggTGCATTGTCTgtcttattcatttttaaatattcctctcttaatttttaattttgtcttgacaactgtcaaaatatgctttgctCGAAAAACAactctcctttattctaatgtacttcatttcttcccttagaggttcactgctcgtgtgtaaCCATTCGgtgaattttatatgccaaagtttataaataattattaaaggtATATGATGAACATTTGAAGAACTTGTAAAACAAGGCAGATAAATTGTGTTCAATAGGAAAATGACAaagtcttttaataaatttcaccTAAAAACACACTTTTAAGgtgatatttaaatgttaaagttaaaagttttaaagaagttggttaaaaaatacaaaaaaaaaatggttttttgaaCAGTGGTGAAATAGCAAACAAGGTATTTTTAAGTCTCGAATTTCTTGCAAAAACCtgactttttttactttccaaACTACCTTGAAATTTGCTTGGTAAGTCTAATATATGATGGTGCactaaagttatttaaaaaactaaattaaattacaagaaCAGTTTTCATATTACTAATCTCTGTTTAGCTTTTCATTAAAATTGACTGTAAAGTTGACTCTGCTACTTTAAAGGCATTACTAATAAAGTCATATCttaaataaaagaatgaaaactCTCCTCTAATAATTAtcacctaaaaacaaatttttaaaattatttccgtattaaaaataagaaaaagtgtaatttaaaaaaaccaacaaaaaaataacaacaaaaaaaccatGCAGTTGGCttttttggccaaaaaaaataaagaatctaaAAAATGACTTACAATTCTAGTCATGGCGGTCATAACCATGGGGGTCGTAATAAAAAAtccaatattaaaaaaccacaaataaaaagttgcaatcaatatatatctatatatctatctatatatatatatatatatatatatatatatatatatatatatatatatatatatatatatatacatatttatggcggttttgcataataaaacaaaactcatagtcataaaagagtgctcaatattaaTAAGATAATTCAAAGATATTTAACGGGTTGTAAATAACTTTCGGACAACCCGTAGATGTTGTCCGaaagttttttccatattttgttgacaaaaagtaaaaattaaaatgcaagaccggaattatttttttttattaattgatagactgcctgccccaaccaaaccctcagttgatgtagcaacactcccttgcgGGTCAGGCTAAAAGATAGtaaatgtagcagcactcccttgcagctatttgtcagtcgatgtagcagcactccctagcgagtcaggctatttgtcagtctatgtagcagcactcccttgcgagtcaggctataagatagtcgatgtagcaacactctgtgcatgatttacagtaaaaaaaaataaaaataaaaacattttattaaaaaaaataaaaataaaaacattgtttatattgttaaaaacattcagaatgtttttaaaacattctggtCAATTAAATTTgcgtttttgtggttttttttaaaaacgatttatttgtaattaaattaatggtTTTTACTTTCGTCCAACACGCAAATTTTGGACGAAagtcaaaagtaattaaaagtgaCGTATGTGTTGGCGTAAGAATCACTTTTTTCCTTTCGTATTCCGAAATGCAACAATCTATAGaactatatgtttttatatataaatatatatatatatatatatatatatatatatatatatatatatatatatatatatatatatatatattagtttaacTAAGCTCTAACACGTCGTAATGCATAGAAAAATATCTTATATcttagaaaacttaaaaaacttaaatgttttgaaaaagacatttacaataaaatttatcctGTTGGTTCACAAACAGCAAGAATTTATGCTCTACCTAAGATGCACAAACTTAGTAAAGATTCTTCTCTACCATCTTTTCGACCAATTATTTCAACAATTGgtacatataattataaacttgcTAAACATCTTTCAGATTTATTAACTCCATATTTACCAAAACATTATACCACTTTTGACTCATTTTCATTCGTTGAAGATTTAAAACAAGTTGACGTAACTAACAAATTTATAGTTTCTTATGATGTTGAAAACTTATTTACTAACATTCCACTTAATGAAACTATAAATATAGcaacagaattattttttaaagatgaaactcgctcaaaatatttttttaaaactcatttcaaaaaattacttcaaatttCAACGTCAGGTTCTCATTTCTTATTTAACGgaaaattttatgatcaattagATGGCATTGCAATGGGTTCTCCTTTAGCACCAATTTTAGCTAATATGTTTATCGGTTTTCATGAACAAACGTGGGTTAATAATTGCTCATCCTCCAcaccaattttttataaacgttttgTGGATGACataatagcaatttttaattcagaGTTTGAAGCGCAAGAATTCTTTAAACATCTCAATAGACAACACAAAAACTTAAGATTTActatggaaaaagaaaaagacaacCAAATTCCATTTTTGGATGTTCTTATTAATAAGTCTAATTCACTCTCTACATcagtttatcacaaaaaaacatacacgggtcttttacaaaatttctttagttttgcCCCTTCATGTTACAAAACTGGTCTTATACGTTGCTTGATTGATCgaacatataaaattaacaacacgTGGTTTGGATTTGATAaggatataaaaaatctttctttagttttaaaaaataatcaatttccGCAAAAAGTTATCGAcactgaaattaaattatatgttgaaaagaaaattaatccacctgttataaatactgttgataatattaatataagatattttaagCTTCCATTTATTGGATTTTACTCAAACttcactaaaactaaaattgataaaattattaaaaagtattgtaaaaatgtaataatcaaatttatattcacaaccgataaattaaaaaacaatttttgcataaaagatCCACTTCCTAAGATGCTTAAATCTAACGTTGTCTACAAATTTTCTTGTGCTGGCTGTAACGCcagttatattggagaaacctcCAGACATTTGACAACACGGATTAATGAGCACCTTACGAGTGACAAGCAAtcgcatatttttaaacatttaaattcatcCATTAATTGTAAAACACTAACTAATTATGATTGCTTTCAGATTTTAGATACTGCCTctaccattaacaaattaaaaataaaagaagcacttcatattaaatgggaaaatccttctttaaataaacaaacatctcattatattataaatttatctatctaacttactatattattattattattaatattttaatattaggaagtttattttgtcataatttgtaatataatttttaattggtttgtaacaagtttatttgtccgttaattttttctctgtattgtcttcaggtttaaatttatttaccagagttttaattgtaaattaaatcttttgaaaatgtagtatgactacgaaacatgtcaagaataaaaaatattgtgatttttattaaaatttttacaaatttattgctAATGCAATGttcgaaatatatatatatatatatatatatattcatatttatggctgttttgcataataaaacaaaactcatagtaataaaagagtgctcaatattaaaaagatttttcaaatagaacaatatacattatatatatatatatatatatatatatatatatatatatatatatatatatatatatatatatatatatatatatatatatatatatatatatatatatatttatatatatatatgtatatatacacacatgtatatatatatataaatacatatgtatatatatatatatacatatatacatatatatatatatatatatatatatatatatatatatatacatatatatatgtatatatactaacGAAGAAAAACCAAACCAATCCTAGTCAAAATTCACAAGGGAAACATAATATGGTTTAACCCACCTTTTAGTACCAATGTTGCAACAAAAATATGCAGTTGCTTTTTGAACATGGTAAAACAGCACTTTCTGTTTGGTCACAAACTTCGTAAGACATTTAATCAAAAtaccattaaaataaactaCTCGTGTATGCCAAACATCAAGTTCATCATTAATTCGCTCATTCACAGGAATTAAATAACCAAGGTAAAGATAAGGGAAAAACATGCAAATGTGCCAACAAATCCTTTGAAGAACAGCATTTATCAAGCCACTGTGTTTTCAAATAAACCTgacaataaagaaaaagtatagcTTGGCTTATGTGAAACTCCATTCAAATTCGGTATGCTAATCacctaaaatcttttaacattaataaatataaaattgataccAAGTCGTCTAAAGAAATTTGGAACAtcatagataaaatattttttatctttaatgtcCTTAATTAAGTGGAAGTTTGTGAAATGTTGCGATCTTTGTTACTCCTTGTcaaaaatttgcaatctttgcttatacaaaaatttcttatttaaacatataaaggtgaaaacttaaatcaaatcattttgttaaataacCAAATTGAATTGATTTCAAAATGCAGGCACAAAATAAATTCCTCTTATCAATTTTTGACACCTGTGATTAGCTagtcttttgttttttctttagtgCCATCAAGTATGTCTTTAAGTGATGTAGAGATTCTTCTTCACagtgttttgtaatttttagcaggttttttttgtttttgattttgtattcaaTGGCTGATGATAACCTTATAGGGATAAAACTTGAagtacaatagaaaaaaaattttttttctttaatttatatatgtatatatatgtaatatatatatatatatataatttaatatatatatatatgtatatatatgtataaatatatatatgtatatatatgtaaatatatatatatgtggtagtggtgtcgtatgtatatgtatatatgtaatgtatggttgtatatatatgtaatggttgtatatatatgtaatgtatggttgtatatatatgtatgtatatatatgtaatgtaaggtatgtatatatatgtaaatatatatatatgcggtagtggtgtcgTGGTAgtgcgctcgctttgtaagcgagaggttccgagttagatccccaccacgtccctggtagtaccgcgctcaacttgtttctccgcgcagcggccttgttcgtcaaggttcgtgtttcggagttatagagttgagagagggttataaccacaattaagtagcctcctcgtctgtagtggccttcttggccttggggaggtgaattaacataaaaaaaaaaataaaaaaaaaaaaaatgtatatatgtaaatatatatatgtatatatatgtaaatatatatatatgtatataaatgtaaatatatatattacatatatatgtatatatatgtaaatatatatatatatgtatataaatgtaaatatatatatatatatatatatatatatatatatatatatatatatatatatatatatatatatatatatatatatatatatacacacacacacacatacatatgtatgtttataaaCATGTATGTCTTTTTAGTAGAAACATCAAAATGGGACAATGTATTTCTTGTCTTAAGAAAGATAACATTCTTCATAGTCAAGTGTTTAAGCTAAAATTTAGTGAAAGCGTTGGAGTAGATTGGAGAATTCTTGGACGTTATTTAAATATCGAAGAAAACTATATTGACATTATTGATCACGATATTACTGAAACTAATGAAAAAGCTTATTCAATTCTAACAAAGTGGATGCAAATTAATGAAAATCCAACACTTGAGGGGTTAAAAATAGCTTTAAGGAACATGAGGAGAATggatttaataagaaaaatagaTGAATTaacaagtatttatttttaaatcactttaaattaattttattttgatgcaaATTATTTTGGATGCTTGctgagtttttttatatttattataatttttatatgataatttaaaataagtttttaggAGCCTTTTTCCAAAAATCCAGGAAATACTCAAAGGCGTTATACTTCAATCACgcacaattttttatatagtaatgCTGATACGGTAAAAAAGAAgcctgtaattttttttccaattgttTGAAGTTCCTGAGTTATTGTTggttaaactctttttttaatacttaaaaagtcattaatggaattttttgttttttagactAAATATAAATGCAATGAAACTCCTGCTTcctcagttgttttttttatattagggaATTAAAAGTAggactttgaaaaaaaaatttaaaaactggaaTATACCCTTTCTTAGTCTCAAAATCATAAGCTGAAATCACACATTTTTGAATTTCGGGGCctactttaaatacatttacagTTCAGGGCACcggtaaaaaaagttaaagatattGAGATGTTTAGAGGATTTTATCTCAAATGAGTGGGCAAAGGAccagtttataaatatttacaaagtacaaaaatataaaaaagtctgGAACCATGGGCATGGTGGCTTTCTTAACAACctttcatttcaattaaaaactaaaatctgaatatttaaaaaaagattaaaatttttttaaaaaattacaatt encodes:
- the LOC136077140 gene encoding uncharacterized protein LOC136077140, translating into MHKLSKDSSLPSFRPIISTIGTYNYKLAKHLSDLLTPYLPKHYTTFDSFSFVEDLKQVDVTNKFIVSYDVENLFTNIPLNETINIATELFFKDETRSKYFFKTHFKKLLQISTSGSHFLFNGKFYDQLDGIAMGSPLAPILANMFIGFHEQTWVNNCSSSTPIFYKRFVDDIIAIFNSEFEAQEFFKHLNRQHKNLRFTMEKEKDNQIPFLDVLINKSNSLSTSVYHKKTYTGLLQNFFSFAPSCYKTGLIRCLIDRTYKINNTWFGFDKDIKNLSLVLKNNQFPQKVIDTEIKLYVEKKINPPVINTVDNINIRYFKLPFIGFYSNFTKTKIDKIIKKYCKNVIIKFIFTTDKLKNNFCIKDPLPKMLKSNVVYKFSCAGCNASYIGETSRHLTTRINEHLTMPSSMSLSDVEILLHSVL